In Babesia microti strain RI chromosome IV, complete genome, the sequence ATGGAAGCGTATCCATCTAGTTCCCCTTGTTCTTCCATCTTGCGATACATTTTACGACGTATGCCTTGATTTTCGTCATAGCCATGTGGAACAGAATCGTCAAAACTACATTAGATATTACAGGTggtatttgttataaacatttaacTTTAGAAAAGAATTGGTGTATAAGAGCaaaaatatgcaaaatattgcaaatttggcatatctttttatacattttattattaattgtggtgttaaaatataatacaacCCATTAACATGATAATGCAAAAACATTAGACAAACATCACATGATACttgttacaattttaaagCAATTCTCTATCTAGTGGCACCTGTAGGTGGATTAaggataaaaaattttaatgtaatgTGATACCTATTTGAATGATCATCTTCAGTATGCTCGTTTTTACGGAGAGGAAAAGGATTTGTTGTATGGTAATCATTAACAGTAGTAATGGTGGTGTGATCCGCCAGTGCAGTATCTCCATTGGCTGTTTGTTTCACAATTCTTTTATTTTTCTGGTTCATTTTAGAGATAAAGTCTCGACGACCGTAGATCTTTTCCTCGATGAACAACTCGCATTCAGACATTCTCCTTTCGCATTCTTTAGCCTCAGCTAGCATTTCAAAAAAGTACCTAGACATTCTGGAAGCCTTCTGTTTCAAAAGAGTTGTTGATCTCTACGAATAAGCTGTGACTTACTTGCTTTCTGGCAAGGTATGCGTACATATCTGAAAGATCAGAttccaatttttcaaaattactTGACTCTGAAAGTGTCCAAGAACGGTTATTTTGTTTGCAAGTTTGCGGAAATATATCTTGAAGCTGTCTAGCATATTCCTTCAGTTTATTTTgattatctaaataattagtttttTTACTGAAAACGTGTGGCTTCAACTTTTCCCATAGATGAAAGAACAATGCATTACGTTTCCACTGGTGCAAGAATGATAATTGCCTCCGTTTTTCTAAAAGTACTTGTATATCTTCATTTCCCTGGATTACGCTTTTAGTCAAGCGTTCAGGAGTAATCtctaattttgataattctCCCGAACAGACGATTAGAGTTTTCCCATGAGTCAATACTCGTGGAGGTCCTATTCCATAATCTATAAAACCTTGAAATGTTACATGGCATGTTTTTTGcattatttcatcatcttGTGTTTGATATTCTTCAAATGAATTATGTTTGTTAAGCTTGGTTAGAGTTATGAGGGGTGAGTGGGTTTGTGACGGTAAGTATGGTTGTTTGAAGTCTGCAATGTGTTGAAATATGATATTAGAGGGGAAGTTGTTGTTGAATTGAAAAACCAACTCAAGATTTTCTACTAGTTCTGGAGAAGGGAACCAGGGGGGAGGTTCATGgaaagtatttaaatttgtatctaGTAACACTAGTGTGCAATTATTGTCTAAATCCATGGTATGAGTGTTTATTTGGCCGTTTGTTGGActtatgtatataattgcaGCACTTATTGTTGTGTGGTACACATGACAATTGTGTAGGTATGTATGTATAGGCCTTACCACATAATCACAATTTGCATATTAAATATCCATAGTGCAGTTGATTTTTCAGCATGTTTCATAGgaaaattgtcaaaatattcAACTTATGCCAAACACATCGATAAATGTTGTTTAAAGCGAGAGGAATCTTTACCTGTTACAGAAACTATCATTTCTGGAGTACAAGTAATCATCTAATCATTTAGCCCTCAGGGAAACTCCATTTGGGCAATTATTTTGGTTGTATTTATCCGTGTTTGAAGGCACAGgaaaatcgcaaaaaaattaacttcATGATAGCCAATCTACACTCCATTACCAGCGCTAAAAATCTCCTGGAAATTGCCCAGAATTCAGACGTATTGAGCATAAGCAAACAGGCACTAGCAATAAGTCTGGCATGTGGTCTAAATCCATCAGAAGGCACTCGATTTTTTTACCAATCGCAAATAGCcaatatattgaaattgaacTGGATCATAGCATGTCTAGTCTCAGCAAGtcactaaaaaatatatatagatAAGATACAGGGGCTTTTGCGTCTAAGGAATGCAAAATTCATATCGTTAGGATTAGTGTGTTATCCAGTCCTAGTAATTAAAAGCTGATATAGATGTCATCTGATATATTGAGTATAAGGGCCACCAAAGTTATTGCCAATAAGGATCAAACCCCTCATGTTGAATTAGCAAGATTTATCGCCAAAAAGTTGAATTCATTTTTGGGTAAAGAATTTTTTCCACTAACCGAAATAGATACTTCAGAATCGAGCAGGTATTAATTCATTCTATTGTTATTTGTTGTAACAGATTGTACTGACTTAGCATCATGTCCCTATCTAAGCCTACGGAAAAAATGTCGAAATGCGAAACAGATGAGCATTCCAGAATTGATTTACTAGATCCACCTGAAGTGGTTTTTAGTAAGATTAGAGACTCGGTCACTGATTCTGTGAGAGGTAGAGATTATATTTTGATGTTTTTTCattgtttatattaaaatttatatttttaaaaattttttgtcaaaataattatatatttcaatattacattgaataattgtaaatctattaaattaaatggatTAATTCATTCCATTTAATTGGTAAACCATtagattttattaaattaatacaaactttattataaaaacaaaAGTTATTTcctatatatttataccaatatttacattattttaatgctttaatatccaaaatacacaattaaatGGGTTCATTTgatttcaatttcaatatgtatatatatcagTAAAGTCGACACTATATGTTTTGGTTTAGTtcgattatatatttatacaggGTTGTCAATTGAACCGGAAAAGCGACCGGGTGTCACAAATCTGATTAGAATTTACAGCAAATGTAGTGGTATAGCACAGGATACGGCAATTCGTGACTTTTCCGATGCGGGATTCATCGAATTCAAGCGCTCAGTTGCAGAAGTAGTTATTGAGTTCCTAAGACCAATTCAGCAAAGATacaatgaaattattaagGATAGTCAATATTTGGATAAGGTAGCTAATGATGGGGTGGAGCacataaattcaatttctgATGAAGTGATCAAAGTTTTCGATTGGTTGTTCTAATATGTTTCATCATATTTGTAAGTAATGtatcaattaaaaatacaaaattatgtatcaatattaccaaattaatttatcacggctatactaattatattacaaaGATTTACTCTAGTAAATTATGAAAGAAATGGTTTATATCATAAATCGTTACCAGTAGGTGGACtggtaatatttttaagtCGAGCTAGGAGGTGCGATGTGAAAGAGAGCTTCCTCGGGTCACACAGCAGACTAAAGGAATAGGAATGGGAAAAAATAGCCGTTGGATCCAAGTTGTTCTCGAAAACTGCGTCATTGCATACATCTTTAAAACTGGATTGTTCTGCCTCTATCTTTGGTAGGGAAATGACTAACTTTGGACATATGTTGAGCATCGATTCGCATTTTCTAACTGTATACTCCTGGAAACTATTGGTTTGGTCCTTTAACCCATCTCCTTCAGTGTTAGAATGTAAAccatttatattttgtatatcGTCTATGAAGGGGATGCTTGTTGTAAGAGGGGTGAATGAAAAGGCAGTATCATCATGTGTTGTAGtagttaatttattgtttacATAAGAAgattgtgttattttttgaagTTTTTCGGGTATTTCGTATTGTTCAAtcttttgataattttcaCATGGATTCTCGCACTTGTAGTCACCAACTGCGTAATTATAATCGCACATTTCCGTGGAGTCGGGTCTCTTTGAAATTGCATCTGTAGATTCTTCCCGGAGTGATTTTTCCCTTTTTTGGCTACGCGATTTCTTCTTTGCAATACCCTTTACCCATTTATTTTCCCCAACTATATCAGAGGTAAAAGTGGTAATTGTACTTGCGAGGGTGGCTCCACTGGCATTGCCAATACCAGTGATATCCCGCTTATAAGAGTAATTCCAATCACCGTCTTGGCAATCAGAATGTATATTCTGGTTCAATCTTGTAGGTTCAGTTTTGATGATGGTGGTATCTATGCTGAAATCAGTAGTGCTGTCGCTAGTATTGTTGATAGTGCTGGCACGAGAGTTTGATGACGATTTAGTGGGAGAATGGTCAGACCAACTCTTAGAATGATTAGGAGCCTTAGATTTTTCATCTGAATTTTGGCGTTTAATTTCTCTAGAATCTAATTTGGCAAACATTCGTTCGTAGTACTTGATCTTCCGCATCTCCCGAGCACTCAATTGAGGGTCGAAACCAAAATCAGCCATTTTCAGTTTTGTACTAAATAACCCATTTTAATATGCTTGTAACGGCCTCGCAAACATTGCATTATTAGTGCGCAAACATTCCTTATGTCGTTAGGTAATGGGGTTGCGGCACCGGGTAACAAATTTCATCCAACTTTTCTACAAGTTGACAATGGcactatatatataattatttaatattatagGCAATTTGTATTGTTAACTTGATTATCCTTCTTTACTAATATTATTAGCCAATCTAATTACATATGTTACACTAAAAATGCCCTACACAAGTACGACCATTATGTGAgttttaaacattttacaattttaaaacaatttccatataaaattgttaaacaaATTCTAGCAGACCATCCACTGTGTATTATATGCCAACACAAAATGATTTGTATGATATGAATGAtcgcaaattttatttatatggGTTTTATCATAAACATTTAGCCCTAATATCTATTACCTGCACAAGCTTAACTTCTACATCATGCCACCATCCCTACTATAACGGCGTGGCGGCACTATCTATGGTTGTGGAACATATATCCTATCTTTGAATATGCAAATGCGTAGGATACAAATAGTGCTGAAGGGATGCCTGTATGCTAGATTTAAGTAAATTACGATATCTTTATGCCTTTCCGATCGCATGGCGATTGGCGCCCTGGGCGTCCACCTACTATCGGAATATCACCCCTACTCAAACTGCCTGCTAACGATGAATAAAACTGGCGGTTACTATCTAgtgatataaaattaaagtGGTTCCAGTATACAGGTACATGTCGCGCCCGTATGATCGAGCGTTGGAGTTAAATGCTGTTATAGCAACGAAAGCGAAATAAAAATCAGCggatatatatatctaagCCCGGATGAAAACGCCAGAATCTTTAGCTGTTTCCTTAAACTTCTGCTGTACTACATTCCAGTCTACAATAGACACTACATTAAACTCCTTAATCCCGTCTTTGATCTTGTAGTCAATCCTCTTGGAGCTTTCTCCCGGTTTAACTGACACGTGTATATTTCCTGCgataaatttaccaattacAAAATCGTTGGAAGAGCTTTTGAATGTGCCATGCGATTCTCTTCCACCATCTGCATTATTTACTCTAGACACGTGTTCAGGTAGCTTTGACGcattcaaattcaaatctACCCTGTATAGTAACTTGGACATAGGATTAAAAAAGGATGCATTGTTGGGGAAGGAATAGGCCATGTTGTAGGAGTACTTTACTCTGCTATTCATGTGCCCATGTGCACCAACACTATTCGTCACGGTGTAACCTATAGGTTCACGCGGCTTCACCTGATTAAAGATTTGTTCATCTGCACGCGAATAAAACTGATAGGTCAGGATGGTAGACCTATTTCCCTTGATATATTGGTAGGTAACAGTTGTATCCCCGCCGGCTGTTAAACTGGGTAACACCATAACACGCTTATTTCGCAGATTAGGATGCAGTGCCATTTCATTGGGCCCAAATCGGATCTTTATCTCTGGTCCATCGTTCTTAAATaggtatataattttacgGTCAATCTTCTTGAAGGTGTAAAAACCGTCTAACGACTCGGCCCCGATGCTAGTATTATTTAACACATCTAGGACTTTCCCTTTAGGCCTGCCGTAATGGTACGAATGGTCCGCCATCAAAGGATGATCAATGATAAACTCATCCAACTTATATGCATCCCTAACCAGCATGAAgccatttttatcattttcacGGTATACCTCAAACGCCGTAGACAGCCCGTCTGTTTTGAAAAGAATTATACTTCGAGGCACAGAAGAAAACAAAACCTCGACGTGGTAAAGCTTGAAATTACCTGTGATGGAATGTTCAAAGGAATCGAACCTTATTATCTTTATGGATTTAGTCCTAAACTCATCTAGGGACTCGTAGTAAAAACTCACATTCTTGTTGTCGCTAGAGTTTTTCTTTTGCGCCATACCCAATGGAATAGGAAATTTGTCCAGATTTAGAACAGAACCTGGCCACAAATCCCATACATTGTCTAAGATCGGGGCATCCACCAATTCTATAGATGTTGGCAATTTTGATGCGTCCAGATACTTAGAAGAGTATGAAATGTGAGCAAATGAAGGTTCTGGTGGAATCTCTTCAATCTTCTGAACAAATCCTCTTTGATTTGATTtctttatataataaagcACCTTCCATCTATTGCCCTCAGTTGAAAGTAAGGCCAAACGCACCAACTTGACCCCGATTGTTGATTTGATACAGATGTGAATCTCTTTGGCCATGATCCTTTCATGTAAGACATCTTGGCCCATTTTGATTACACTTGCATTCGGCTCTAAGGTGTAGTAGCAGTATATGttaccaaaattttttatcttaAAGGTTTTGGATAGTGTACCGGTGTCtaaaatgtcaatttcCCTCTCTTTGACGCTTAAGACGTCGGGATCTAGCAAATCGATATTTTCGTCCTTCCCCTGCGCTACATTGTCATTATTATCAACATGGGATAAGGCGGACGATGAGGATATATCGCCAAGATCACTTAACACCGAATTTGTGTTTTTAGAAATTGTCACAGCGCTCTTCCATAACATGTTATTCTTTTCGTAATTTACAGACCCATCTGGCAATAATTCAAAGATTTTGCTGATTTTCCTGTCGTCTTTCATCACAGACTCTATTGTCAGCTTCTTTTTATCGTCAATGTACTCCAGGCGCACCGACCGCTTCACCTCGCCCTTTAATGGCGCAACCTTTAACACTCCACAGAACACATCGCCAATTGTTAGCTCGTCGCTATCTATGCTAAAATTTTCTCCATTATCCTTAAATGTAGAGCTAATGCGAGTGTCCCAATTTTCGATTTTGTCCAGGTACAACGGGACCCTGCCTCCATTTCCCACATTCATGTGATATTGTTTTTTGTTTGAAACATCTGTTGTAACTGGCCTAGTAAGCCCTATTAGTGACTTTGTGGGATTGGTGTCATAATCTGTTTTACTGAATTCATGTCCAGGGCCAATGACGGAGCCTGCTCTGGGGACAGTTGCCGGTAGGGAAGAAGTGGGTTCAGATTCAGGCGCAGATGGAGTTGTATTTTGTGCTAAAATAACCGCACCTGGATCCTTGTCTACATTACTAATAGTATCGGTTGTTTTAGTTTCGTCAGCATTGATATTTGTTACTTCTGTTTCTCCTTTAGGTTTGTCTTGTGAGGTTCCATCTAGAGGCGAATGTTCGGTATCTGCCTTTGGTGGATCAATTTTCATTTCACCTGTCTTGTTATCCGCAGTAATATCTCCCCTATCACTTGTAGTACCTCTATCCACATCAACATTAATACCAGTAGTGGTTTTAATTGGCGCGGATATATTTTGCGGCGTTTGGTCAGTGCTGgagataaaattgatatcGAGAAAGTTAGACTTTGATgtaaattcaaattgtcCCTTGTCATTTATTGCAAAGGACAActcattcaatttatttccTCCATTCGTGCTAACATAAATATCTACACTTTTAGAGGGTGTTCTTACATTCCACAACTGCTTAATAGCTTCATTTTGTGACGGCTTGACCAAAGAGTTGCCCAGTTTTACATAGTCAATATTTCTTTCAGGTTGATTGTTCCCATTGGACTTTAAAGAGAAGCGGTCGCATTCCTTTATGTTAGAACTAATGTGCCGGTGGTTAAAATCCTTTTTAACATCTTCACTTTCTATTCCAATAGGGAATATTTCATACTCTCTGCCATCCACACAAACAATAACACCATCAACAATTTCGGAGGAGCTAATCACATCTATTTGATCCGAGAGATGTGGTAAGAGAAACAGCGATAAGCTAATAAACAACGAGTGTAATAACAGATTCTGCATTCATTACTTAATAACTAGTGTGGGGGCGGTGCACAGTACACTGCATTAGCTTTCTCTATAGCCATTCTAGCTTTGAGTCGCAAAAATGTGCTAGCTGGTGTGGATAGTCAGATAGTTTGGGATGgccaaaattaaaaatgtttttgGTATGTCAATCTGTCACTTAGGGGAACCATGGAAAGAGGTGTATGCGGATATCCGTATCAGTCCGCGCGCAACCAGCACTTCTGGGATTGCATGTAGTCACAACAAGATCGCGGTAAGTTTCCTAGGAATGATTATGTTTCTTGTGTACTAAACATACTTTTTAACCTATAAAAATCTTAAcctatataaaatatacttgTCTTATATAACCCCCATACTGGCCTATATGTCGTCACTGAGTGGCTTAACTACGATACTAGTGATGTATGGTATAAATATAAagtttttgaaaatttttatttttgggACTACATAATAGGgctatatttttgaataatttaattgatatGCTCTAGTTTACACTTGaccaaattgttatatccGGTAATCTAGTTCCCTTGGGATGTGGTATCAGGTGGACTCGTGGGCGTTATAAACCTTAACAAGTATGGCAAGAAACTTCCAATACTAAAGCTCAAAGGTAGgttattgaaaattgaGCTTCTGCAATTTTGccatatatacaatttctTTTTGtagtatattaaattgatatataagTTGCAAATATCATAAATGTGTAAGCGGTAACTGTTCaaagttatatataaaatggggcattcaataaattatcacattaTTAGGGCTATgagaaattaattgtattcaTTTGATACATTAAAAGTTAAATCAAacttttaaattaaaaaatcaatgtcaatttttaatcttaCAGTCATCAATTACGATcggtaaattttatttccTGTCTAACATTACacattcatatttatatacgTTGCAACAACCATTTTCAGTCTAAATAACTTAGGCCACAAAGCTGGAATTCAAGACCTAGAGTTTAACTActtcaatttcaatatactAGCCACAGCATCCGATGACTCTACCATTCTAATATGGGAAATACCGGATTTTACTACATCCCAGGAAATTTCACAGCCTGTGGCAAAACTTTCAGGACATGCTAGAAAGGTTTTGTGTTCAACCTGGAATCCCATTGCAGACTTCATTCTCGCCTCTTGTTCTAGTGACTCAAATGTCTGCTTTTGGAACGTATCAGCTGAGGCTAAGACTAGTAGTAGTAAGGTAACAGGCAACATTTCCAATTGTAAATGGCATGCCAATGGCAGTATATTGGTCGTAGGGTGTAAAGAGGGCAATGTTACAGTAATTGATACGAGAGGCAATGAGAATACGGAATTTTCGGCCCATGAATCATCCAAGGCCACAATGGTAACTTCTTTGGATGGACCTGGGGGAAATATTGATTACATAGTTACCACCGGTTTCCTTGGAAACCAAGTAAGGCAGGTGAAATTGTGGGATCTGCGTAGGACGGATAACTGCGTCAAGGAGATTGTTTTGGACAGCTCTCCCTCGCCATTTATTCCAACTTTTGACGATAACCTGGGCATTCTTACTTTGACTGCCAAGGGAGATTCAACAGTGCGCTGCTTTAACTTTTACGGTGGGGatatcatcaaaaatgGGGAACTCAAATCCAAGGCGTCAATCAAATCTTTCGCTTGGGCTCCCAAAATAGTTTGCAACCAAGATAAATGTGAGCTAGGGCGATTTTTGGCAAACGAAgattttaaattgattcaGCCAATTAGTCTGTTGGTGTCTAGGAGGAGTGCCGATGGTCATTCGGAGCTGTATCCACACATATCATCTTTCACCCCTCGTGTCACCTCCTACGAATGGGCCGAAGGGAAAAGGGCGGAAAGAATCGTTATTCCCCACGACCCGTCCATCGGACTCACCGAATTGTTCTGTAAATTTACCAAGGGCGTCCCCATAAAACGCGAAGTCATCGGTAAGTTTATGTACTTTGTCGTTCGTGAATAATTGTGTTGGCATTTATGTGATATGTGGTGTGGTGTATACAACTAACACAAGTATAAATACTAAGTGAATGTTATGTTGGTCTATGGATTTAATAGTCTGCTTGAATAACTAACATAGAGGGCGAGTCAACATCCCCGGTTGCTTCAATGCAAGAGCCTTTGGGTGTAGCACAGGGTTCGATTTCAACCCAGGCCTCAGATATAAAAGTGGAAGGTGTTCCATCCCATACCACTGATATGGCTAATTCGCCAATCAAACGGGGGTTCGTAGACAAATCGTATTCCAGTCCATTGAGTTCAAACGTTCCGCCTCCAGTCAGCACAGCGCCTACGGCCACCATTAGCTACCCTTCAAT encodes:
- a CDS encoding tryptophanyl-tRNA synthetase (overlaps_old_locusTagID:BBM_III06830) translates to MYRPYHIITICILNIHSAVDFSACFIGKLSKYSTYAKHIDKCCLKREESLPVTETIISGVQPSGKLHLGNYFGCIYPCLKAQENRKKINFMIANLHSITSAKNLLEIAQNSDVLSISKQALAISLACGLNPSEGTRFFYQSQIANILKLNWIIACLVSANKIQGLLRLRNAKFISLGLVCYPVLMSSDILSIRATKVIANKDQTPHVELARFIAKKLNSFLGKEFFPLTEIDTSESSSIMSLSKPTEKMSKCETDEHSRIDLLDPPEVVFSKIRDSVTDSVRGLSIEPEKRPGVTNLIRIYSKCSGIAQDTAIRDFSDAGFIEFKRSVAEVVIEFLRPIQQRYNEIIKDSQYLDKVANDGVEHINSISDEVIKVFDWLF
- a CDS encoding hypothetical protein (overlaps_old_locusTagID:BBM_III06835), coding for MADFGFDPQLSAREMRKIKYYERMFAKLDSREIKRQNSDEKSKAPNHSKSWSDHSPTKSSSNSRASTINNTSDSTTDFSIDTTIIKTEPTRLNQNIHSDCQDGDWNYSYKRDITGIGNASGATLASTITTFTSDIVGENKWVKGIAKKKSRSQKREKSLREESTDAISKRPDSTEMCDYNYAVGDYKCENPCENYQKIEQYEIPEKLQKITQSSYVNNKLTTTTHDDTAFSFTPLTTSIPFIDDIQNINGLHSNTEGDGLKDQTNSFQEYTVRKCESMLNICPKLVISLPKIEAEQSSFKDVCNDAVFENNLDPTAIFSHSYSFSLLCDPRKLSFTSHLLARLKNITSPPTGNDL
- a CDS encoding hypothetical protein (overlaps_old_locusTagID:BBM_III06840); translated protein: MQNLLLHSLFISLSLFLLPHLSDQIDVISSSEIVDGVIVCVDGREYEIFPIGIESEDVKKDFNHRHISSNIKECDRFSLKSNGNNQPERNIDYVKLGNSLVKPSQNEAIKQLWNVRTPSKSVDIYVSTNGGNKLNELSFAINDKGQFEFTSKSNFLDINFISSTDQTPQNISAPIKTTTGINVDVDRGTTSDRGDITADNKTGEMKIDPPKADTEHSPLDGTSQDKPKGETEVTNINADETKTTDTISNVDKDPGAVILAQNTTPSAPESEPTSSLPATVPRAGSVIGPGHEFSKTDYDTNPTKSLIGLTRPVTTDVSNKKQYHMNVGNGGRVPLYLDKIENWDTRISSTFKDNGENFSIDSDELTIGDVFCGVLKVAPLKGEVKRSVRLEYIDDKKKLTIESVMKDDRKISKIFELLPDGSVNYEKNNMLWKSAVTISKNTNSVLSDLGDISSSSALSHVDNNDNVAQGKDENIDLLDPDVLSVKEREIDILDTGTLSKTFKIKNFGNIYCYYTLEPNASVIKMGQDVLHERIMAKEIHICIKSTIGVKLVRLALLSTEGNRWKVLYYIKKSNQRGFVQKIEEIPPEPSFAHISYSSKYLDASKLPTSIELVDAPILDNVWDLWPGSVLNLDKFPIPLGMAQKKNSSDNKNVSFYYESLDEFRTKSIKIIRFDSFEHSITGNFKLYHVEVLFSSVPRSIILFKTDGLSTAFEVYRENDKNGFMLVRDAYKLDEFIIDHPLMADHSYHYGRPKGKVLDVLNNTSIGAESLDGFYTFKKIDRKIIYLFKNDGPEIKIRFGPNEMALHPNLRNKRVMVLPSLTAGGDTTVTYQYIKGNRSTILTYQFYSRADEQIFNQVKPREPIGYTVTNSVGAHGHMNSRVKYSYNMAYSFPNNASFFNPMSKLLYRVDLNLNASKLPEHVSRVNNADGGRESHGTFKSSSNDFVIGKFIAGNIHVSVKPGESSKRIDYKIKDGIKEFNVVSIVDWNVVQQKFKETAKDSGVFIRA
- a CDS encoding Coronin-6 (overlaps_old_locusTagID:BBM_III06845), with amino-acid sequence MAKIKNVFGEPWKEVYADIRISPRATSTSGIACSHNKIAFPWDVVSGGLVGVINLNKYGKKLPILKLKGHKAGIQDLEFNYFNFNILATASDDSTILIWEIPDFTTSQEISQPVAKLSGHARKVLCSTWNPIADFILASCSSDSNVCFWNVSAEAKTSSSKVTGNISNCKWHANGSILVVGCKEGNVTVIDTRGNENTEFSAHESSKATMVTSLDGPGGNIDYIVTTGFLGNQVRQVKLWDLRRTDNCVKEIVLDSSPSPFIPTFDDNLGILTLTAKGDSTVRCFNFYGGDIIKNGELKSKASIKSFAWAPKIVCNQDKCELGRFLANEDFKLIQPISLLVSRRSADGHSELYPHISSFTPRVTSYEWAEGKRAERIVIPHDPSIGLTELFCKFTKGVPIKREVIEGESTSPVASMQEPLGVAQGSISTQASDIKVEGVPSHTTDMANSPIKRGFVDKSYSSPLSSNVPPPVSTAPTATISYPSITNAEVTGSPHVHKELAMLLSQVSEKLLILDQKIQADIDASNVKNDLKGIVNAINNYLK